Proteins encoded within one genomic window of Burkholderiaceae bacterium:
- a CDS encoding oxidoreductase, FAD-dependent gives MFNDTDLATYRAQMRGALIQPTDAGYDQARTVYNAMIDKRPRLIARCADVADVIASVQFAREHDLLLAVRGGAHNGGGLGVCDDGLVIDLSGLRGIRVDPQSRTVRADGGCLWREVDHATHAFGLATPSGIISTTGVGGLTLGGGIGHLTRRYGLSVDNLLSADVVLADGRLVTASEHSHPDLYWGLRGGGGNFGVVTSFEFRLHPVSQVIAGPTLWPMERAAEIMAWYRDFMPKAPDELNGFLALMTVPPAPPFPEALHLKKMCAVVWCWTGDAAQADAVFAPVQAMRPALHGVHALPFPMLQGAFDGLYTPGLQWYWRADFVTDLPDEAIALHAQHGQRLPTMHSTMHLYPIDGAAHRVGKSETAFSYRDARWSAVFVGVDPDPKNAKRISDWARAYQTALHPYSAGGAYVNFMMEEGEDRVKASFRDNYARLAAVKREYDPGNLFRVNQNIRPA, from the coding sequence ATGTTCAACGACACCGACCTCGCGACCTACCGCGCACAGATGCGCGGCGCCCTGATCCAGCCGACCGACGCCGGCTACGACCAGGCCCGCACCGTCTACAACGCGATGATCGACAAGCGGCCGCGGCTGATCGCGCGCTGCGCCGACGTGGCCGACGTGATCGCGTCGGTCCAGTTCGCGCGCGAGCACGATCTGCTGCTCGCGGTGCGCGGCGGCGCGCACAACGGCGGCGGCCTGGGGGTTTGCGACGACGGTCTGGTGATCGACCTGTCGGGCCTGCGCGGCATCCGCGTCGACCCGCAATCGCGCACCGTGCGCGCGGACGGCGGCTGCCTGTGGCGCGAGGTCGATCATGCAACCCATGCGTTCGGCTTGGCCACGCCCAGCGGCATCATCAGCACGACCGGCGTCGGCGGCCTGACGCTGGGCGGGGGCATCGGCCACCTGACGCGGCGCTACGGGCTCTCGGTCGACAACCTGCTGTCGGCCGACGTGGTGCTGGCCGACGGGCGGCTCGTCACCGCGAGCGAGCACAGCCATCCGGACCTGTACTGGGGCTTGCGCGGCGGCGGCGGCAACTTCGGCGTCGTCACCTCATTCGAATTCCGGCTGCACCCGGTGTCTCAGGTCATCGCCGGCCCGACGCTGTGGCCGATGGAGCGCGCCGCCGAAATCATGGCGTGGTATCGCGACTTCATGCCCAAAGCACCGGACGAGCTGAACGGCTTTCTGGCGCTGATGACGGTGCCGCCGGCGCCGCCGTTCCCCGAGGCGCTGCACCTGAAGAAAATGTGCGCGGTGGTCTGGTGCTGGACCGGCGACGCGGCGCAGGCCGACGCGGTGTTCGCGCCGGTGCAGGCGATGCGGCCGGCGTTGCACGGCGTGCACGCGCTGCCGTTCCCTATGCTGCAGGGCGCGTTCGACGGCCTGTACACCCCCGGCCTGCAATGGTATTGGCGCGCCGACTTCGTCACCGACCTGCCGGACGAGGCGATCGCGCTGCACGCGCAGCATGGGCAGCGGCTGCCGACGATGCACTCGACCATGCACCTGTATCCGATCGACGGCGCCGCGCACCGCGTCGGCAAGAGCGAAACCGCGTTCAGCTACCGCGATGCGCGCTGGTCCGCGGTGTTCGTCGGCGTCGATCCAGACCCGAAGAACGCGAAGCGGATCAGCGACTGGGCGCGCGCCTACCAGACCGCGCTGCACCCGTATTCGGCGGGCGGCGCGTACGTGAACTTCATGATGGAGGAAGGCGAAGACCGGGTGAAAGCGAGCTTTCGCGACAACTACGCGCGGCTGGCCGCCGTCAAGCGCGAATACGATCCGGGCAACCTGTTCCGGGTGAACCAGAACATCCGGCCCGCATAG
- a CDS encoding Cyclic pyranopterin monophosphate synthase, which produces MSNDTPPPGLTHFDAQGHALMVDVSAKPATRRVAVANGRITMRRETLVLIESGGAKKGDVLGVARIAGIMAAKKTAELIPLCHPLALTRVAIDFEAEHADGTRAFSIFCTATAETTGPTGVEMEALTAVQIALLTVYDMCKAVDRGMTITDVRLLEKHGGKSGDWVAPR; this is translated from the coding sequence ATGAGCAACGACACACCGCCCCCCGGCCTGACCCACTTCGACGCGCAGGGCCACGCGCTGATGGTCGACGTCTCCGCCAAGCCGGCTACGCGCCGGGTCGCGGTAGCAAACGGGCGCATCACGATGCGGCGCGAGACGCTGGTGCTGATCGAGAGCGGCGGCGCGAAAAAAGGCGACGTGCTCGGCGTCGCGCGCATCGCCGGCATCATGGCCGCGAAGAAGACGGCCGAGCTGATTCCGCTCTGTCACCCGCTCGCGCTGACCCGTGTTGCTATTGATTTCGAAGCTGAACATGCAGATGGCACGAGGGCTTTCAGCATTTTTTGCACTGCAACCGCGGAAACCACCGGCCCGACCGGCGTCGAGATGGAAGCGCTGACCGCGGTGCAGATCGCGCTGCTGACCGTCTACGACATGTGCAAGGCGGTCGATCGCGGCATGACGATCACCGACGTGCGCCTGCTGGAAAAGCACGGCGGAAAATCCGGGGACTGGGTCGCGCCGCGTTGA
- a CDS encoding O-antigen ligase family protein, with the protein MAVSVAIFLLIALPWLNPFAPGPSAAAVPLMFSWACAALLLLLCVHLPRRALTGALVRAAAWAWLVAGLISSLIGIAQYLGLGGRLLPWVNQTLLGQAFGNLRQRNQFATLTCIALAALLWLATTRGARRARSAGLASGTAAPAHGGEPSGRVALDAARASHAPWLRRWRSGAEGAARWLPGWPGWLAAALLAAGNAAASSRTGLLELVALCLLYAVWRGWREPALRRLLLAALAGYFLAALVLPWIAGFGPFGGGAFERLREGVPGCQSRLALWGNVLQLIAERPLAGWGWGGLAYAQYITLFHGVRFCALLDNAHDLPLQLAVTFGVPAALLVCGAFVWWVWRQRPWAEFDARRRLAWSVVALILLHSLVEYPLWYGPFQTAFALCLFWLLRTAPGKKFNKKPATGQSLSAQRAITAIATAALTLLTLAAFDYWRVSQIFLPPAERAAAYRGDALEAARGAWLFQGPARFALLTLTEPTPENALQLRRLAGELLHYSPEPRVIEKLIASDLLLGHDEDARFHLARFRAAWPAECAAWLAHNPGFARTLAPPSPD; encoded by the coding sequence ATGGCTGTTTCCGTCGCCATCTTCCTGCTGATCGCACTGCCCTGGCTCAACCCATTCGCGCCCGGGCCGTCGGCGGCCGCGGTGCCGCTGATGTTCTCCTGGGCCTGCGCGGCGCTGTTGCTGCTGCTCTGCGTCCACCTGCCGCGCCGCGCGCTGACCGGCGCGCTGGTCCGCGCCGCGGCCTGGGCGTGGCTGGTCGCCGGCTTGATCTCGAGCCTGATCGGCATCGCGCAATACTTGGGCCTCGGCGGGCGGCTGCTGCCCTGGGTGAATCAGACGCTGCTTGGCCAGGCATTCGGCAACCTGCGCCAGCGCAACCAGTTCGCGACGCTGACTTGCATCGCACTGGCGGCGCTGCTGTGGTTGGCCACGACACGCGGGGCACGCAGGGCCCGGTCGGCCGGGCTCGCTTCCGGCACGGCGGCGCCGGCGCACGGCGGCGAACCGTCGGGCCGGGTCGCGCTCGATGCCGCGCGGGCGTCGCACGCGCCCTGGCTGCGGCGCTGGCGTAGCGGGGCGGAGGGAGCCGCGCGATGGCTGCCGGGTTGGCCCGGATGGCTCGCGGCGGCGCTGCTCGCCGCGGGCAACGCCGCGGCGTCGTCGCGCACCGGACTGCTCGAGTTGGTGGCGCTGTGCCTGCTGTACGCGGTCTGGCGCGGCTGGCGCGAGCCGGCGCTGCGCCGGCTGCTGCTGGCGGCGCTCGCCGGCTATTTTCTGGCGGCGCTGGTGCTGCCGTGGATTGCCGGGTTCGGGCCGTTCGGCGGCGGCGCGTTCGAGCGGCTGCGCGAAGGCGTGCCGGGTTGCCAGAGCCGGCTCGCGTTGTGGGGAAACGTGCTGCAGTTGATCGCCGAGCGGCCGCTCGCCGGCTGGGGCTGGGGCGGGCTGGCCTACGCGCAGTACATCACGCTGTTTCACGGGGTGCGTTTCTGCGCACTGCTCGACAACGCGCACGATCTGCCGCTGCAGCTCGCGGTGACGTTCGGCGTGCCGGCCGCGCTGCTGGTCTGCGGCGCGTTCGTCTGGTGGGTCTGGCGCCAGCGCCCCTGGGCCGAGTTCGATGCGCGGAGGCGACTCGCCTGGAGCGTGGTTGCGTTGATCCTGCTGCACAGCCTGGTCGAATACCCGCTGTGGTATGGGCCGTTCCAGACCGCGTTCGCGCTGTGCCTGTTTTGGCTGCTGCGCACCGCGCCGGGCAAGAAATTCAATAAAAAACCGGCTACAGGCCAATCACTGTCTGCACAGCGCGCTATCACTGCAATAGCAACAGCGGCATTGACCCTGCTCACCCTGGCTGCCTTCGACTACTGGCGCGTGAGCCAGATCTTCCTGCCGCCGGCCGAACGCGCCGCCGCGTACCGCGGCGATGCGCTGGAGGCGGCGCGCGGCGCCTGGTTGTTCCAGGGTCCGGCACGGTTCGCGCTGCTGACGCTGACCGAGCCGACGCCAGAGAACGCGCTGCAACTGCGCCGGCTCGCCGGCGAACTGCTGCACTACTCGCCCGAGCCGCGCGTGATCGAGAAGCTGATCGCGAGCGATCTGCTGCTGGGGCACGACGAAGACGCGCGTTTTCACCTGGCACGATTTCGCGCGGCCTGGCCCGCAGAGTGCGCGGCCTGGCTGGCGCACAACCCAGGGTTCGCGCGGACGCTCGCGCCGCCGTCTCCGGACTGA
- a CDS encoding CAMP phosphodiesterases class-II:metallo-beta-lactamase superfamily encodes MKVRVLGCSGAIARDCRTTSFLIDDDLLIDAGTGVGDLTLDEMRAIRHVFLTHSHLDHIAALPLMVDATASTRREPLQIHALAETLVALKTHLFNDVIWPDFSRIPSLAAPLVAFHELLVGAQLAFTDRQIEVLPAVHTVPAVGYAISAGGSAWVFSGDTERNPRFWQRVNQLDVGMLVIETAFSNRETAVAERSLHLSPTTLAAELGQIAADKRFPIYISHTKPAETELIMREIDGMARSQRARPGGRLDIRQLAAGQVFEL; translated from the coding sequence ATGAAGGTGCGCGTATTGGGATGTTCGGGGGCCATTGCCCGCGACTGCCGGACCACCTCTTTTCTGATCGACGACGATCTGCTGATCGACGCCGGCACCGGCGTCGGCGACCTCACGCTGGACGAGATGCGTGCCATCCGGCACGTGTTCCTGACCCACTCGCACCTCGACCACATTGCCGCGCTGCCGCTGATGGTCGACGCCACCGCATCGACCCGGCGCGAGCCGCTGCAGATCCATGCGCTCGCCGAAACCTTGGTCGCGCTGAAGACCCATTTGTTCAACGACGTGATCTGGCCCGATTTCTCGCGCATCCCATCGCTGGCGGCGCCGCTGGTCGCGTTCCACGAACTCCTGGTCGGCGCGCAGCTGGCTTTCACCGACCGCCAGATCGAGGTGCTGCCGGCGGTGCACACCGTGCCGGCTGTCGGCTACGCGATCAGCGCAGGCGGCTCGGCCTGGGTCTTTTCCGGCGATACCGAACGCAATCCGCGGTTCTGGCAGCGAGTGAACCAGCTCGATGTCGGCATGCTGGTGATCGAAACCGCGTTCAGCAACCGGGAGACCGCGGTTGCCGAGCGCAGCCTGCACCTGTCGCCGACCACGCTCGCAGCCGAGCTCGGCCAGATCGCCGCGGACAAGCGCTTTCCGATCTACATCAGTCACACCAAGCCGGCCGAGACCGAACTCATCATGCGCGAGATCGACGGCATGGCGCGCTCGCAGCGCGCGCGCCCCGGGGGCCGTCTCGACATCCGGCAGCTCGCCGCCGGCCAGGTGTTTGAGCTATGA
- a CDS encoding cytochrome c-type biogenesis protein CcdA yields the protein MALGLASYGLGFAAGLLSTLSPCVLPIVPVLLVSALQAHSRAPWALAAGLALSYALFGTALAWAAANLGFDAARLQALGAIVLALFGLVLLSAGLQQRLATAGAPVAQAGHALLARLPLDGLHGQFTIGALLGLVWSPCVGPTLGAAVLLASRGSQLAEVALLMGLFGLGAALPILALAFVSRAALSRAASRLLQTGRAGRALLGVVLIVVALLLLSGANRAIETWLVAHSPAWLTALSTRF from the coding sequence ATGGCGCTGGGGCTGGCGAGCTACGGGCTCGGCTTCGCGGCCGGGCTGCTGTCCACGCTGTCGCCCTGCGTGCTGCCGATCGTGCCGGTGCTGCTGGTCTCGGCGCTGCAGGCGCATAGTCGCGCGCCGTGGGCGCTGGCGGCGGGGCTCGCGCTCTCGTACGCGCTGTTCGGCACCGCCCTCGCCTGGGCCGCGGCGAACCTCGGCTTCGACGCGGCGCGGCTGCAGGCGCTCGGCGCGATCGTGCTCGCTCTGTTCGGCCTGGTGCTGCTGTCGGCCGGGCTGCAGCAGCGACTCGCCACGGCCGGCGCGCCGGTCGCGCAGGCCGGCCACGCGCTGCTCGCGCGGCTGCCGCTCGATGGACTCCATGGCCAGTTCACGATCGGCGCGCTGCTCGGGCTGGTGTGGAGCCCCTGCGTGGGACCGACGCTGGGCGCGGCGGTGCTGCTGGCCAGTCGCGGCTCGCAGCTCGCCGAGGTCGCGCTGCTGATGGGCCTGTTCGGGCTCGGCGCGGCGCTGCCGATTCTGGCGCTCGCGTTCGTCTCGCGCGCGGCGCTCTCGCGTGCCGCAAGCCGCCTGCTGCAGACCGGCCGCGCCGGGCGCGCGCTGCTCGGCGTGGTGCTGATCGTCGTCGCGCTGCTGCTGTTGAGCGGCGCGAACCGGGCGATCGAGACCTGGCTGGTCGCACATTCGCCGGCCTGGCTGACCGCGCTCTCGACCCGGTTCTGA
- a CDS encoding UDP-glucose 4-epimerase: MPDTTATRTDTASPPAPLLITGGAGYIGSHTAVVLMQAGRRVVLLDNLCNSSERVLERLARLCGDAFDFVRADVRDGAALDAAFAKYRPGGVIHFAGLKAVGESVDQPLRYFDNNVGGTIALLQAMQRAAVRRLVFSSSATVYGDPQSVPIPETAPLSATNPYGRTKLVCEDLLRELVRCDARWQVAILRYFNPVGAHESGLIGEAPSGVPNNLMPYVTQVAVGARDALSIFGDDWPTPDGTGVRDYIHVMDLARGHLAALRYLEREHRSLTVNLGTGQGVSVRELVGTFARVTGRAVPHRIAPRRPGDIAACWADARLARTLLGWQAEHDLARMCEDAWRWQAMNPRGYES, encoded by the coding sequence ATGCCCGACACCACCGCCACTCGCACCGATACCGCATCGCCGCCCGCCCCGCTGCTGATCACCGGCGGCGCCGGCTACATCGGTTCGCACACCGCGGTGGTGCTGATGCAGGCGGGCCGGCGCGTGGTGCTGCTCGACAACCTTTGCAACAGCAGCGAGCGGGTGCTGGAGCGCCTCGCGCGGCTGTGCGGCGACGCGTTCGACTTCGTGCGGGCCGACGTGCGCGACGGCGCCGCGCTGGACGCGGCGTTCGCGAAGTACCGCCCGGGCGGCGTGATCCACTTCGCCGGACTGAAGGCGGTCGGCGAATCGGTGGACCAGCCGCTGCGCTATTTCGACAACAACGTCGGCGGCACGATCGCGCTGCTGCAGGCGATGCAACGCGCCGCCGTGCGCCGGCTCGTGTTCAGCTCGTCGGCCACGGTGTACGGCGATCCGCAGTCGGTGCCGATCCCCGAGACCGCGCCGCTTTCAGCGACGAACCCGTACGGCCGCACCAAGCTGGTCTGCGAGGACCTGCTGCGCGAACTCGTGCGCTGTGATGCGCGCTGGCAGGTCGCGATCCTGCGCTACTTCAACCCGGTCGGCGCGCACGAAAGCGGGCTGATCGGCGAGGCGCCCAGCGGCGTGCCGAACAACCTGATGCCCTATGTGACGCAGGTCGCGGTCGGCGCGCGCGACGCGCTGTCGATCTTCGGCGACGACTGGCCGACGCCTGACGGCACCGGCGTGCGCGACTACATCCACGTGATGGACCTGGCGCGCGGGCACCTGGCCGCGCTGCGCTACCTGGAGCGCGAGCACCGGTCGCTCACCGTGAACCTCGGCACCGGCCAGGGGGTGAGCGTGCGAGAACTGGTCGGCACCTTCGCGCGCGTCACCGGCCGCGCGGTGCCGCACCGCATCGCGCCGCGCCGCCCGGGCGACATCGCCGCCTGCTGGGCCGACGCGAGATTGGCGCGCACACTGCTCGGCTGGCAGGCGGAGCACGACCTCGCCCGCATGTGCGAGGACGCGTGGCGCTGGCAGGCGATGAATCCCCGCGGCTACGAGAGCTGA
- a CDS encoding Protein serine/threonine phosphatase PrpC, regulation of stationary phase — protein MVRGNNEDSVTFDASLGLAVLADGMGGYNAGEVASAMATSFIRSELGRWLAEAGARASGRDVQRAMEICVDSANRAILDAARTVPQYAGMGTTLVVAVLQQDRIVVGHIGDSRCYRLRGGELTQLTRDHSLLQEQLDAGLLTAAEAAVCLHKNLVTRALGVEDAVLLDVAEHRTQGGDLYLLCSDGLPDMLDRDAIAAILRSEESLPLVATRLVAGANAGGGRDNISVVLARRNGHGGARLGRVSRWLGI, from the coding sequence GCCGACGGCATGGGCGGCTACAACGCGGGCGAGGTGGCCAGCGCGATGGCGACCAGCTTCATCCGCTCCGAGCTCGGGCGCTGGCTCGCCGAGGCCGGCGCCCGGGCCAGCGGCCGCGACGTGCAGCGCGCGATGGAAATCTGCGTGGACAGCGCGAACCGGGCGATTCTGGACGCGGCGCGCACGGTCCCGCAGTACGCCGGCATGGGCACCACGCTGGTGGTGGCGGTGCTGCAGCAGGACCGGATCGTGGTCGGCCATATCGGCGACTCGCGCTGCTACCGGCTGCGCGGCGGGGAACTGACGCAACTCACGCGCGACCATTCGCTGCTGCAGGAGCAACTCGACGCCGGGCTGCTGACGGCCGCGGAGGCCGCCGTCTGCCTGCACAAGAACCTGGTCACGCGCGCGCTCGGCGTGGAGGACGCCGTGCTGCTCGACGTCGCCGAGCACCGCACCCAGGGCGGCGACCTGTACCTGCTGTGCTCCGACGGCCTGCCCGACATGCTCGACCGAGACGCGATTGCCGCGATCCTGCGCAGCGAGGAGTCGCTGCCGCTGGTCGCGACCCGGCTCGTCGCCGGTGCCAACGCGGGTGGCGGCCGCGACAATATCTCGGTGGTGCTGGCGCGACGCAATGGCCATGGCGGCGCGCGGCTGGGCCGGGTGTCGCGCTGGCTCGGAATATGA
- a CDS encoding Type II secretory pathway, ATPase PulE/Tfp pilus assembly pathway, ATPase PilB, with protein sequence MSAVLPSSSDDDVERAFLDSQRMAPEKRGVSFEALFFRQLQQVTTRIHETDNLDELMLDLGDDICKLFNADRLTLYTVGEDGGSLVSRFKTGLATTGAIKLPIGAQSIAGFVAASRQKLNIADVYDDAELRRIDPALSFLREVDRRSGYRTRQMLVLPIVDGATLHGVLQVINNKSGGPFGKLELDGARQLCKTLATAIRQRRHKEREERRASPYDGLVQDGVLSAATLAQCMRQAREQGTSVESLLLSAHAVSAAQLGAALARYFGVPYEPLNLGRLRIEALHGPLKREFLEQQGWIPLEESPDGLVVMCLDPEAVRASRVVPQVFPRARKLAWRVTTQSEFDETLAQLFGASADTSGTIDELLADLAAPMDDEGADDSLESAAADNELVKFVNKVIIDAHHQKASDIHIEPMPGKAKTGIRFRIDGVLAPYIEVPAHFRQAMVTRLKIMCDLDISERRKPQDGKIKFRKYGPLDIELRVATIPSAGGVEDVVMRILAGGEPIPLEKLGLTAHNRGRLVATIEKPYGLFYVCGPTGSGKTTTLHSILKHLNTPETKIWTAEDPVEITQKGLRQVQVNKKAGIDFALVMRAFLRADPDIIMVGESRDKETVSMGVEASLTGHLVFSTLHTNSAPESITRLLDMGMDPFNFSDALLGILAQRLARKLCDCKEAYQPDAAELDDFVREYADELRHTEAWRVDAAGEAERLKEQWTQSYGEGGRLRFYRAVGCDKCNQTGYKGRLGLHELLIADDAIKRLVQERARVAEIFSAAVESGMRTLKMDGMEKIMLGLTDLKQVRSVCIK encoded by the coding sequence GTGAGCGCCGTGCTGCCGTCTTCCTCCGACGACGACGTGGAGCGCGCGTTCCTCGACTCGCAGCGCATGGCGCCGGAAAAACGCGGCGTCAGCTTCGAGGCGCTGTTCTTTCGCCAGTTGCAGCAGGTCACGACCCGCATCCACGAAACCGACAACCTCGACGAGCTGATGCTCGATCTCGGCGACGACATCTGCAAGCTGTTCAACGCCGACCGCCTCACGCTGTACACCGTCGGCGAAGACGGTGGTTCGCTGGTGTCGCGCTTCAAGACCGGCCTCGCCACCACCGGCGCGATCAAGCTGCCGATCGGCGCGCAAAGCATCGCCGGCTTCGTCGCGGCGAGTCGCCAGAAGCTCAATATCGCCGACGTCTATGACGACGCCGAACTGCGCCGCATCGACCCGGCGCTGTCGTTCCTGCGCGAGGTCGACCGCCGTTCCGGCTACCGCACCCGGCAGATGCTGGTGCTGCCGATCGTCGACGGCGCCACGCTGCACGGCGTGCTGCAGGTTATCAACAACAAGAGCGGCGGGCCGTTCGGCAAGCTCGAGCTCGACGGCGCGCGCCAGTTGTGCAAGACACTTGCCACCGCGATTCGCCAGCGCCGCCACAAGGAGCGCGAAGAGCGCCGCGCGTCGCCGTACGACGGGCTGGTGCAGGACGGCGTGCTGAGCGCGGCCACGCTCGCGCAATGCATGCGTCAGGCGCGCGAGCAGGGAACCAGCGTCGAATCGCTGCTGCTGTCCGCGCATGCGGTCAGCGCGGCCCAGCTCGGCGCGGCGCTTGCGCGCTATTTCGGCGTACCGTACGAGCCGCTGAACCTTGGGCGCCTGCGCATCGAGGCGCTGCACGGGCCGCTCAAGCGCGAGTTCCTCGAGCAGCAGGGCTGGATTCCGCTCGAGGAATCGCCCGACGGCCTGGTCGTGATGTGCCTGGACCCGGAGGCGGTGCGCGCGTCGCGCGTGGTGCCGCAGGTGTTCCCGCGCGCGCGCAAGCTCGCCTGGCGCGTGACGACGCAATCCGAGTTCGACGAAACCCTGGCCCAGTTGTTCGGCGCGAGCGCGGACACCAGCGGCACGATCGACGAGTTGCTGGCCGATCTCGCCGCGCCGATGGACGACGAGGGCGCGGACGACTCGCTCGAATCCGCCGCCGCCGACAACGAGCTCGTCAAGTTCGTCAACAAGGTCATCATCGACGCACACCACCAGAAAGCGTCCGACATCCACATCGAGCCGATGCCCGGCAAGGCCAAGACCGGCATTCGCTTTCGCATCGACGGCGTGCTGGCGCCGTACATCGAGGTGCCGGCGCATTTCCGCCAGGCGATGGTGACGCGGCTGAAGATCATGTGCGACCTCGACATCTCCGAGCGCCGCAAGCCGCAGGACGGCAAGATCAAGTTCCGCAAGTACGGGCCCCTGGACATCGAACTGCGCGTCGCCACCATTCCTTCCGCCGGCGGCGTCGAAGACGTGGTGATGCGTATCCTCGCCGGCGGCGAGCCGATCCCGCTCGAAAAGCTCGGCCTCACCGCGCACAACCGCGGGCGGCTGGTGGCGACCATCGAGAAGCCCTACGGCCTGTTCTACGTCTGCGGCCCGACCGGCTCCGGCAAGACGACCACGCTGCACTCGATCCTCAAGCACCTGAACACGCCCGAGACCAAGATCTGGACCGCCGAAGACCCGGTCGAGATCACGCAGAAAGGGCTGCGCCAGGTGCAGGTCAACAAGAAGGCCGGCATCGACTTCGCGCTGGTGATGCGCGCGTTTCTGCGCGCCGACCCGGACATCATCATGGTCGGCGAGTCGCGCGACAAGGAGACGGTCAGCATGGGCGTGGAAGCCTCGCTCACCGGCCACCTGGTGTTCTCCACGCTGCACACCAACTCCGCGCCCGAGTCGATCACCCGGCTGCTCGACATGGGCATGGACCCGTTCAATTTCTCCGATGCGCTGCTCGGCATCCTCGCGCAGCGGCTCGCGCGCAAGCTGTGCGACTGCAAGGAGGCGTACCAGCCCGACGCCGCCGAACTCGACGACTTCGTGCGCGAATACGCCGACGAACTGCGCCACACCGAGGCCTGGCGCGTTGATGCCGCCGGCGAGGCGGAGCGGCTGAAAGAGCAGTGGACGCAAAGCTACGGCGAAGGCGGCCGGCTGCGCTTTTATCGCGCGGTCGGCTGCGACAAATGCAACCAGACCGGCTACAAGGGGCGCCTGGGCCTGCACGAGTTGCTGATCGCCGACGACGCGATCAAGCGCCTGGTGCAGGAGCGCGCCCGCGTCGCCGAGATCTTCTCCGCCGCCGTCGAGAGCGGCATGCGCACCTTGAAGATGGACGGTATGGAAAAGATCATGCTCGGCCTGACCGACCTCAAACAGGTGCGCTCGGTCTGCATCAAGTAG